One window from the genome of Mesoplodon densirostris isolate mMesDen1 chromosome 17, mMesDen1 primary haplotype, whole genome shotgun sequence encodes:
- the TPT1 gene encoding translationally-controlled tumor protein encodes MIIYRDLISHDEMFSDIYKIREVADGLCLEVEGKMVSRTEGNIDDSLIGGNASAEGPEGEGTEGTVITGVDIVMNHHLQETSFTKEAYKKYIKDYMKSIKGKLEEQRPERVKPFMTGAAEQIKHILANFKNYQFFIGENMNPDGMVALLDYREDGVTPYMIFFKDGLEMEKC; translated from the exons ATGATCATCTACCGGGACCTCATCAGCC ATGATGAGATGTTCTCCGACATCTACAAGATCCGGGAGGTCGCGGACGGGCTGTGTCTGGAGGTGGAGGGGAAG ATGGTCAGTAGGACAGAGGGTAACATTGATGACTCGCTCATTGGTGGAAATGCCTCCGCTGAAGGCCCCGAGGGCGAAGGTACCGAAGGCACAGTAATCACTGGTGTGGATATTGTCATGAACCATCACTTGCAGGAAACCAGCTTCACAAAAGAAGCCTACAAGAAGTACATCAAAGATTACATGAAGTC AATCAAAGGGAAGCTTGAAGAACAGAGACCAGAAAGAGTAAAACCTTTTATGACAGGGGCTGCAGAACAAATCAAGCATATCCTTGCTAATTTCAAAAACTATCAG TTCTTTATTGGTGAAAACATGAATCCAGATGGCATGGTTGCTCTGCTGGACTACCGTGAGGATGGTGTGACCCCATATATGATTTTCTTTAAGGATGGTCTAGAAATGGAAAAATGT TAA